Proteins from a single region of Harmonia axyridis chromosome 4, icHarAxyr1.1, whole genome shotgun sequence:
- the LOC123677920 gene encoding uncharacterized protein LOC123677920: MKSKNKSDINTELSQRLDKLEQFVQGGITELKNKINPGTSHEGHNEDIQSIELFESKVMESINAFRKELNAIENRIKLCEIDINQVKEDRMRNMLVLYGLNEKDKENLIPDVVNIFRNKLKITAAPGDFKYCYRIGNKRIDQKKPRPISIVFVNRWFKEEVYRAKKCLKGTPFVLSEMLSTKNRDLFMKVRSVVGSKNCWTLKEVLESLGLVQMIKQPTRITDKTATLIDYALVSNVNLVKEVGTKHVPEVSDHELVFLSLKIGHEQKKISYKTTRNFKNFNYAQFDSDLRSIPWNTIYELDDVDSKIGFLSDSINALLDIHAPFQTFRITKTYAPWLTNSIKAMMKDRDEALSKFKKTKNLQHWKDYKQLRNLVTRIVKHEKKIFCKINIEKNKSTKNMWGNIRKIFHDHDKRDIQLPSNFDNVNLMNDHFVNSIPGSTPDEKIINYYKTNVKDK, from the exons ATGAAGAGCAAGAATAAATCCGACATTAATACGGAATTATCGCAAAGATTGGATAAATTGGAGCAATTCGTCCAGGGCGGTATAACCGAActgaagaataaaataaatcCGGGAACAAGTCATGAGGGACATAATGAGGATATTCAGTcgattgaattatttgaaagtaAGGTAATGGAATCAATAAATGCATTTCGGAAAGAATTAAATGCCATTGAAAACAGAATAAAATTATGTGAAATCGACATTAATCAAGTAAAGGAAGACAGAATGCGGAATATGCTGGTACTATATGGGTTAAACGAGAAAGACAAGGAGAATCTAATACCTGATGTGGTAAACATATTTAGAAATAAATTGAAGATAACAGCTGCTCCTGGTGATTTCAAATATTGTTATCGTATTGGAAATAAGCGTATTGATCAGAAGAAACCAAGGCCTATATCCATTGTTTTCGTCAATAGATGGTTTAAAGAAGAAGTTTATCGTGCTAAGAAATGCTTAAAAGGAACCCCATTTGTGCTCAGTGAAATGTTGTCGACCAAAAATCGTGATTTGTTTATGAAAGTGCGATCGGTTGTAGGGTCGAAAAATTGTTGGACTTTGAAAG AAGTTTTGGAAAGTTTGGGACTTGTCCAAATGATTAAACAACCCACAAGAATTACTGATAAGACAGCAACATTGATCGATTATGCACTAGTATCAAATGTGAACTTGGTAAAGGAGGTTGGTACGAAACATGTCCCTGAGGTGAGTGACCATGAATTAGTATTCCTTAGTCTGAAAATTGGGcatgaacagaaaaaaattagttaCAAAACAACtcggaatttcaaaaattttaattatgcTCAATTTGACTCTGATCTTAGGAGTATACCTTGGAATACCATATATGAACTGGACGATGTAGACAGTAAAATAGGTTTTCTCTCTGACAGTATAAATGCACTTTTGGATATTCATGCTCCGTTCCAGACATTTAGAATAACTAAAACGTATGCTCCTTGGTTAACCAATTCCATTAAAGCAATGATGAAAGATAGGGATGAGGCTCTGAGTAAgtttaagaaaacaaaaaatctaCAACATTGGAAGGATTATAAGCAACTTCGTAACCTTGTCACTAGAATAGTGaagcatgaaaaaaaaattttttgtaagataaatattgaaaaaaataaatccacGAAAAATATGTGGGGTAAcataagaaaaatttttcatgaccatGATAAGAGGGATATTCAGCTGCCTAGTAACTTTGACAATGTGAATCTAATGAATGACCATTTCGTTAATTCTATTCCAGGTTCAACTCCCGatgagaaaattattaattattataaaactAATGTTAAAGATAAATAG